A region of Ferruginibacter albus DNA encodes the following proteins:
- a CDS encoding NAD(P)H-dependent glycerol-3-phosphate dehydrogenase: MTFGILGSGSWGTALAKILTDNGNAIYWWNRNEATISQIKNRRHNPHYLSAAYFDVSKLTLTTNASEVIANSDCIVMAVPSAYIADILKGLDKNIFKGKKIINAIKGIVPDKNVLLNDVLQQEFDVELKNYFAVLGPCHAEEIAAEKLSYLTFSGVDVETTHEIAMRFKNEYLNTVENHDIYGVQYAAVLKNIYAIGAGIAHGLDYGDNFLSVLIANSADEMAVFLRKVGIQNIQVGSIEHGQHRIVNLEHYTTNYAASVYLGDLLVTCYSLYSRNRTFGNMVGKGYSVKSAQLEMNMVAEGYNASKCMYLINQKIKAEMPIAETVYKILWEQLSAEEGFKFIETELV; the protein is encoded by the coding sequence ATGACATTCGGAATATTAGGAAGTGGAAGCTGGGGAACAGCTCTTGCAAAAATTTTAACCGACAACGGTAATGCTATTTATTGGTGGAACAGGAATGAGGCTACTATCAGCCAAATTAAAAACCGCCGTCACAATCCTCATTATTTAAGTGCAGCTTATTTTGACGTTTCCAAACTAACGTTAACGACTAATGCATCTGAAGTAATTGCTAATTCTGATTGTATTGTAATGGCAGTCCCATCTGCTTACATAGCAGATATCTTAAAAGGATTAGACAAAAACATTTTTAAAGGAAAGAAGATCATTAACGCTATTAAAGGTATTGTGCCCGATAAGAATGTTTTATTGAATGATGTTTTGCAACAGGAATTTGATGTAGAGCTGAAAAATTATTTTGCAGTATTAGGTCCCTGCCACGCAGAAGAAATAGCGGCAGAAAAATTATCTTATCTAACTTTTTCAGGTGTAGATGTAGAGACTACACATGAAATTGCGATGAGGTTTAAGAACGAGTATTTGAATACGGTTGAAAACCATGATATCTATGGAGTTCAATATGCGGCAGTATTAAAAAATATTTATGCAATTGGTGCCGGCATTGCACACGGGTTGGATTATGGAGATAATTTTTTGAGCGTATTGATCGCTAATAGTGCCGATGAAATGGCTGTTTTTTTACGTAAGGTTGGCATCCAGAATATTCAGGTTGGTTCTATTGAGCACGGACAGCACAGAATTGTAAATTTAGAGCACTATACTACCAACTATGCAGCTTCTGTTTATTTAGGCGATCTGTTGGTAACCTGTTATTCGTTGTATAGTCGCAATCGAACGTTTGGCAACATGGTAGGTAAAGGATATTCTGTTAAGTCGGCGCAGCTGGAAATGAATATGGTGGCAGAAGGGTATAATGCCAGCAAATGCATGTATCTCATCAACCAAAAAATAAAAGCCGAAATGCCGATAGCCGAAACGGTGTATAAAATTTTGTGGGAGCAGTTATCAGCAGAAGAAGGATTTAAATTTATAGAAACAGAACTGGTGTGA
- the hemW gene encoding radical SAM family heme chaperone HemW, giving the protein MSGIYIHIPFCKQACNYCNFHFSTSLKQKQAFIDALLKEIDLTSPYSCSEKIETIYLGGGTPSILDIDDITRIFEALNKKFLVTVNAEITLEANPDDITSNKLKDWKKAGINRLSVGIQSFFDEELKWMNRAHNANESLVCIDTIMEEGFTNFSIDLIYGSPLLSNDGWKRNVEIVIEKNIPHISCYALTVEPKTALDKLIATKKSLPTDSEKQAGQFLLLMNWMHAAGYEHYEISNFAKPGMRSKHNSSYWQGKNYYGFGPSAHSYNGKTRRWNIANNSFYIDSINKNIIPFEEEILSKTQQLNEYIMTSLRTIEGLDLNFVKDKFGEEAKNKLQIASKKYESKLKFEDQQLILTNEGKLFADGIAADLFETES; this is encoded by the coding sequence TTGTCAGGCATTTATATACATATTCCCTTTTGTAAGCAGGCTTGTAATTATTGCAATTTTCATTTTTCTACTTCCTTAAAACAAAAGCAAGCCTTTATAGACGCTTTACTGAAAGAGATCGACCTCACTTCTCCCTATTCATGTTCCGAAAAAATCGAAACCATTTACCTGGGCGGTGGTACGCCAAGCATTTTAGATATAGATGATATCACACGAATATTTGAAGCATTGAATAAAAAATTTTTAGTTACTGTTAATGCGGAGATCACTTTAGAAGCAAATCCTGATGATATCACTTCTAACAAATTGAAAGACTGGAAAAAAGCAGGTATTAATCGTTTAAGTGTAGGCATTCAATCTTTCTTTGATGAAGAATTAAAATGGATGAACAGGGCGCACAATGCCAATGAATCTTTGGTTTGTATTGATACAATAATGGAAGAAGGGTTTACCAATTTTTCTATTGATTTAATTTACGGCTCCCCTCTTTTAAGTAATGATGGATGGAAAAGAAATGTAGAAATTGTTATTGAAAAAAATATTCCCCATATCTCCTGCTATGCTTTAACTGTTGAACCTAAAACAGCATTGGATAAATTAATTGCTACAAAAAAATCGTTACCAACTGACAGTGAAAAGCAAGCCGGGCAATTTTTATTATTAATGAATTGGATGCATGCTGCAGGCTATGAGCATTATGAAATAAGCAATTTTGCAAAGCCCGGCATGAGAAGCAAACACAACAGCAGTTACTGGCAGGGAAAAAACTATTATGGCTTTGGTCCATCTGCGCATTCTTATAACGGCAAAACAAGAAGATGGAATATTGCCAATAATTCATTTTACATTGACTCAATAAACAAAAATATTATTCCTTTTGAAGAAGAGATACTCAGCAAAACACAACAATTGAACGAGTATATAATGACATCCCTCAGAACAATAGAAGGCTTAGATCTAAATTTTGTAAAGGATAAATTTGGAGAAGAAGCAAAAAATAAGCTGCAAATCGCAAGCAAAAAGTATGAAAGCAAATTAAAATTCGAAGACCAGCAATTAATACTTACTAACGAAGGAAAATTATTTGCAGACGGGATTGCTGCAGACCTGTTTGAAACCGAAAGCTAA
- a CDS encoding POTRA domain-containing protein, translating into MSFFVASKSAAQYRLNIICIDKDSSFQQSLNLQTDFTTQLSCAQYVNKLPAQLNAKGYITASVDSIFYDSLYTTIHLYVGNKYTWVKINTDSVDKNALDESGYIAANIENKPINMQQLQQIQQRILNYYEKTGFPFAGVFLDSIQQNEKGITAQLKVKAGPLYHIDSIRIYGNTKISNRFLQQYLGINNGDIYNIEKLKQVSKKLSNLAYVQEFQASNLTMLGTGSILNVYLQPKKSSQVDVLIGLMPTNTETGQLQLTGSANLNLKNAFGAGESLLLNWQQLQPSSPKLDLGYQQPYIFKSPFGIDFSFSMFKKDSAYLQLNAQLGLQYLLSANQTGKIFIQSQSTILLESGVDTNQVKATRQLPVNIDVSSVNVGIDYQWNNTNYHFNPKNGNDINVIATVGIKNIEKNNTILAIKDPTFNYASLYDSLKLRSYQFRITASGAHYFQLGKQSTVKGAMNIGVFSSEDVFRNELFQIGGYKLLRGFDEESIYATQYAVATAEYRYLFGLNSYFFGFVDMGWVKNKFQGVDINNTFTGLGIGMEFETKVGLLNISYAAGIRNDVPFDLREASKIHFGYINYF; encoded by the coding sequence GTGAGTTTTTTTGTTGCCTCAAAGTCTGCTGCCCAATATCGCTTAAACATAATTTGTATTGACAAAGATAGTTCGTTTCAACAGTCATTAAATCTTCAGACAGATTTTACTACTCAGCTAAGCTGCGCTCAATATGTAAATAAACTACCTGCACAATTAAATGCAAAGGGCTATATAACGGCATCCGTCGATAGTATATTTTATGATTCATTGTATACCACAATCCATTTATATGTAGGCAATAAATATACCTGGGTTAAAATAAATACCGATAGTGTTGATAAAAACGCATTGGATGAAAGCGGCTATATAGCGGCTAATATAGAGAATAAGCCCATCAATATGCAACAGTTGCAACAGATACAGCAACGTATTTTAAATTATTACGAAAAAACGGGCTTCCCTTTTGCAGGCGTTTTTTTAGACAGTATTCAACAAAACGAAAAAGGCATAACCGCACAGCTTAAAGTAAAAGCCGGTCCGTTATATCATATTGACAGTATCCGCATTTACGGCAATACAAAAATATCCAATCGTTTCCTGCAACAATACCTGGGCATTAACAATGGTGATATATACAATATTGAAAAGCTGAAACAGGTAAGCAAAAAACTATCTAACCTGGCTTACGTTCAGGAGTTCCAGGCATCTAACCTAACCATGTTGGGTACAGGTTCTATTTTAAATGTTTACCTGCAACCTAAAAAAAGCAGCCAGGTAGATGTGCTGATAGGCTTAATGCCCACTAATACAGAAACCGGTCAATTGCAACTAACGGGATCGGCTAATCTAAATTTAAAGAATGCTTTTGGTGCCGGAGAAAGCTTATTGCTTAACTGGCAGCAATTGCAACCAAGTTCCCCAAAATTAGATTTAGGGTATCAGCAACCTTATATTTTTAAATCGCCTTTCGGAATTGATTTTTCGTTCAGCATGTTTAAAAAAGATTCTGCCTACCTGCAATTGAATGCACAGTTAGGGTTGCAATATCTTTTGTCCGCCAATCAAACCGGAAAAATATTTATTCAAAGCCAAAGCACTATTTTGTTGGAATCGGGTGTTGATACCAACCAGGTGAAAGCTACCCGGCAGCTGCCTGTTAATATTGATGTTAGTTCTGTAAATGTGGGAATAGACTATCAATGGAATAACACTAATTACCATTTTAATCCTAAGAATGGTAATGATATTAATGTGATAGCAACCGTAGGTATAAAAAATATAGAAAAGAACAATACCATTCTGGCTATAAAAGATCCCACTTTTAATTATGCTTCTTTATACGATTCTTTAAAATTGCGTAGCTATCAATTCAGGATTACGGCAAGTGGCGCACATTATTTTCAATTAGGTAAGCAAAGCACTGTAAAAGGAGCCATGAATATTGGCGTATTCAGCAGCGAAGATGTTTTTAGAAATGAACTGTTTCAGATAGGAGGGTATAAATTATTGCGTGGCTTTGATGAAGAAAGTATTTACGCTACCCAATATGCAGTTGCAACTGCAGAGTATCGTTATTTATTTGGATTGAATTCTTACTTTTTTGGTTTTGTTGACATGGGATGGGTTAAAAATAAATTCCAGGGTGTGGATATTAATAATACGTTTACAGGCTTAGGCATTGGAATGGAGTTTGAAACCAAGGTAGGATTATTGAATATTAGTTATGCTGCCGGCATACGAAATGATGTGCCGTTTGATCTAAGAGAAGCATCCAAGATACATTTCGGGTATATAAACTATTTTTAA
- a CDS encoding GNAT family N-acetyltransferase has translation MALKQIDYGTKEYKQMVDLRFDILRKPLGLSFSDEQLVKEKDDILIAAFDDEDMVGCCILSPTGNGALRLRQMAVQKKLQGKGIGESILSFAETLARDKGYKTIMMHARNTAIGFYERFGYKVNGDQFIEVNTPHHIMEKRLV, from the coding sequence ATGGCTTTAAAACAAATAGACTACGGCACTAAGGAATACAAGCAAATGGTGGATCTCCGGTTTGATATTTTACGCAAACCATTAGGGCTTTCTTTTTCTGACGAACAACTGGTAAAAGAAAAGGATGATATTTTAATTGCCGCCTTTGATGATGAAGATATGGTTGGCTGCTGCATTCTTTCTCCCACCGGAAATGGCGCCTTGCGTTTACGACAGATGGCGGTACAAAAAAAATTACAGGGAAAAGGCATTGGTGAATCAATATTATCCTTTGCCGAAACCTTAGCACGTGACAAAGGATATAAAACCATAATGATGCATGCCCGCAATACCGCTATTGGCTTTTATGAACGCTTTGGCTATAAAGTAAATGGCGATCAGTTCATAGAAGTAAATACGCCGCATCATATCATGGAAAAAAGATTGGTGTAA
- a CDS encoding DUF4271 domain-containing protein, with the protein MKRLFYWLLLIIFPGLLFAQVQDSSFLKDSLAIKKDSVKKDTLLKKDSAILPTQIKKTPVHAKSYFDIVATSLAENKFVNIKGVPEASKEILKKRTPQDFVFYLLLTVTFFLAFLRLFYARYFQNLFQVFFNTSLRQNQLTDQLLQSKQASLFFNIFFVITSGVYSYFLIRHYYAVKPSETNFIILCCIACLTVIYIGKFIVLKFTGWLTGYKEITNTYLFVIFLINKMTAILLLPLVFILAFSDPALANTAILVSLVLLLVLLFLRFFRSYGLLQNKLKVSRFHFFIYIIGTEALPLLLIYKVLMILLIKNL; encoded by the coding sequence TTGAAGCGGCTCTTCTATTGGTTACTCCTTATTATATTTCCCGGTTTATTATTTGCACAAGTGCAGGATTCATCTTTTTTAAAAGATTCGCTTGCAATAAAGAAGGATTCGGTAAAAAAAGATACACTTCTTAAAAAAGATTCTGCTATTCTTCCAACCCAGATAAAAAAAACGCCTGTACATGCAAAAAGCTATTTTGATATTGTAGCAACGTCTTTGGCGGAGAATAAATTTGTGAACATAAAAGGTGTTCCGGAGGCCAGCAAAGAAATACTGAAAAAAAGAACACCGCAGGATTTTGTTTTTTACCTGTTGTTGACGGTTACTTTCTTTCTTGCTTTTCTACGACTGTTTTATGCAAGATATTTTCAGAACCTGTTCCAGGTTTTCTTTAATACATCATTACGGCAAAACCAGCTAACCGATCAATTGCTCCAATCAAAACAGGCATCTTTATTTTTCAATATTTTCTTTGTTATAACGAGCGGTGTTTACAGCTATTTTTTGATCCGTCATTACTATGCTGTAAAGCCATCGGAAACAAACTTTATCATCCTTTGTTGTATTGCCTGCCTAACTGTGATCTATATAGGAAAATTCATTGTGTTGAAATTTACAGGATGGCTTACCGGCTATAAAGAAATTACGAATACTTATTTATTTGTAATTTTTTTAATAAATAAGATGACTGCCATATTATTATTGCCGTTAGTGTTCATTTTAGCATTTTCAGACCCGGCATTGGCAAATACAGCCATATTGGTTTCGCTGGTATTATTACTAGTATTGTTGTTTCTTCGCTTTTTTCGTTCTTACGGATTATTGCAAAACAAATTAAAAGTCAGCAGGTTTCATTTCTTTATTTATATAATAGGTACAGAAGCTCTACCGCTTTTACTGATTTACAAGGTATTAATGATTTTGTTAATCAAAAATCTATAA
- the rnc gene encoding ribonuclease III: MQFIKDLFSGTHKEFRKQLSNVLGFTPGNLSLYKTALSHRSVREGADENNERLEFLGDAVLSSVVAHYLFRKYPYKGEGFLTEMRSKMVNRQQLNEIGIKMGLKKITIYNKYDSSLKISQIFGNTLEALIGAVYLDKGYDKTQQWVEKYVILPHLFIDDLEAVEINIKNKLYGWANKNGKVLDFETLSESFENGRRLFTIGALIDGELVSEGKGFNKKDASQIAAQIAVEKLGL, translated from the coding sequence TTGCAATTCATTAAAGATTTATTTAGCGGAACCCACAAAGAGTTTAGAAAACAGCTTAGCAATGTTTTAGGATTTACTCCGGGTAATTTAAGTTTATACAAAACCGCCTTAAGCCATCGCTCTGTACGTGAAGGTGCAGATGAAAATAACGAACGCCTTGAGTTTTTGGGGGATGCTGTATTGAGCTCTGTTGTAGCTCATTATCTTTTTAGAAAATATCCATACAAAGGCGAAGGCTTTCTTACGGAAATGCGCAGCAAAATGGTAAACCGCCAACAGCTGAATGAAATTGGAATAAAGATGGGGTTGAAAAAGATCACCATTTACAATAAGTACGATAGCTCTCTCAAAATTTCTCAAATATTTGGTAATACGCTGGAAGCCTTGATTGGTGCTGTTTATTTGGATAAAGGTTACGATAAAACACAGCAATGGGTTGAAAAATATGTTATTCTCCCTCACTTATTTATCGATGACCTGGAAGCAGTAGAGATCAACATAAAAAATAAATTGTACGGCTGGGCAAATAAAAATGGTAAGGTATTGGATTTTGAGACCTTATCCGAAAGTTTTGAAAACGGTAGGCGTTTATTTACAATAGGAGCCTTAATAGATGGAGAATTGGTTTCGGAAGGAAAAGGATTTAATAAAAAAGATGCCAGCCAGATTGCTGCACAAATAGCTGTAGAAAAATTAGGACTTTAA
- the fabF gene encoding beta-ketoacyl-ACP synthase II: MELKRVVVTGLGAITPLGKDVASYWQGLTDGVSGCDFIKQFDASKFKTRFACEVKDFDPTQYLDKKEARKIDRFTQFALIASDEAVKDAGINKDNVDVDRVGVIFASGIGGLITFQEEVTNYATGDGTPRFNPFFIPKMILDIAAGQISMRHGFRGPNYAVVSACASSTNAIVDAFDTIRLGKADVIVTGGSEAVISAAGVGGFNAMKAMSERNDSPATASRPFDKDRDGFVMGEGAGTLILESLDHALARGAKIYCEIAGGGATADAHHITAPHPEGLGARNVMIAALKDAGLQPQDIHYINVHGTSTPLGDIAETKAILNVFGDHAYNLNISSTKSMTGHCLGSAGALEALACIMAVTKNVVPPTINHFTDDPELDPKLNFTFNKAQHRTVDAALSNTFGFGGHNASVIVKKFVG, translated from the coding sequence ATGGAATTAAAAAGAGTAGTTGTTACCGGATTGGGTGCCATTACCCCGTTAGGTAAAGATGTAGCCAGTTACTGGCAAGGTCTTACAGACGGAGTAAGTGGCTGTGATTTTATTAAACAATTCGATGCATCCAAATTCAAAACAAGGTTTGCCTGCGAGGTTAAAGATTTTGATCCTACGCAATACTTGGATAAAAAAGAAGCCCGTAAAATAGATCGCTTTACACAATTTGCATTAATTGCAAGTGATGAGGCTGTAAAAGATGCCGGCATTAATAAAGACAATGTAGATGTAGATAGAGTGGGGGTTATTTTTGCAAGTGGCATAGGTGGTTTAATTACTTTCCAGGAAGAAGTTACCAATTATGCAACCGGCGATGGTACGCCACGTTTCAATCCTTTCTTTATTCCAAAAATGATATTGGATATTGCCGCAGGGCAAATATCCATGCGTCATGGCTTTAGAGGTCCTAACTATGCTGTGGTGAGTGCTTGCGCATCTTCTACCAATGCAATTGTTGATGCTTTTGATACCATTCGTTTGGGCAAGGCAGATGTAATTGTTACCGGTGGCAGCGAAGCAGTTATCAGCGCTGCAGGTGTTGGTGGTTTTAATGCTATGAAAGCAATGAGCGAAAGAAATGATTCTCCGGCAACCGCCAGTCGTCCTTTTGATAAAGACCGCGATGGGTTTGTTATGGGTGAAGGTGCCGGTACATTGATATTGGAAAGCCTGGACCATGCGTTGGCAAGAGGTGCTAAAATTTATTGTGAGATAGCCGGCGGCGGCGCTACTGCTGATGCACATCATATCACAGCCCCTCATCCGGAAGGGTTGGGCGCTAGAAATGTAATGATAGCTGCATTGAAAGATGCAGGCTTGCAACCGCAGGATATTCACTACATCAACGTACATGGAACCTCTACTCCATTAGGGGATATTGCCGAAACAAAAGCTATTTTAAATGTTTTTGGTGATCACGCTTATAACTTAAATATCAGCTCTACCAAAAGTATGACGGGACATTGCCTTGGCTCTGCCGGTGCGTTGGAAGCATTGGCTTGTATCATGGCAGTTACTAAAAATGTTGTTCCTCCTACTATTAATCATTTCACTGACGATCCTGAGTTAGATCCAAAACTCAACTTTACTTTTAATAAAGCACAACACCGCACCGTAGACGCTGCACTTAGCAACACATTTGGATTTGGTGGTCATAATGCGTCAGTGATCGTTAAAAAGTTTGTTGGTTAG
- a CDS encoding acyl carrier protein has translation MSDIATRVKKIIVDKLGVDEAEVTTEASFTNDLGADSLDTVELIMEFEKEFNISIPDEQAETITTVGQAVTYLEEHAK, from the coding sequence ATGTCAGACATTGCAACAAGAGTAAAAAAAATAATTGTTGACAAACTAGGAGTTGACGAAGCGGAAGTTACCACTGAAGCTTCTTTCACAAACGATTTAGGCGCAGATAGCTTAGACACCGTTGAATTAATTATGGAATTTGAAAAAGAATTCAATATTTCCATTCCTGATGAACAGGCTGAAACCATCACTACCGTTGGTCAGGCTGTTACTTACCTGGAAGAACACGCCAAGTAA